One genomic window of Mucilaginibacter sp. SJ includes the following:
- a CDS encoding TlpA family protein disulfide reductase, protein MKLIICSMAFLCLKFPAYSQTPDTQTSLFPGQYMPDVSINNIVNSKNKSAKISDFKGKILILDFWATTCGGCIQSMPEMDSLQQVYKNRINILLVDSEKFLDDERKVMRMLDIHRSWTRKKFSLPIAIGDTAITNKFKFRGIPYVVWISQNGQILALTGKPEVTPENIERALAGEKLIAVDNNDKRVKL, encoded by the coding sequence ATGAAGCTCATAATATGCTCAATGGCATTTCTATGCCTAAAATTTCCTGCTTATTCCCAAACACCGGACACACAAACCAGCTTATTTCCAGGACAATACATGCCAGATGTTTCCATAAATAATATTGTCAATTCAAAAAACAAATCCGCGAAAATCTCTGACTTCAAAGGAAAGATACTGATCCTGGACTTTTGGGCTACCACCTGCGGCGGTTGCATTCAAAGTATGCCTGAAATGGATTCCCTGCAACAGGTTTATAAAAATAGAATAAATATACTGCTCGTGGATTCAGAAAAGTTCCTTGATGATGAGAGGAAGGTCATGAGAATGTTAGACATTCATCGTTCATGGACGCGGAAGAAATTTAGCCTTCCCATTGCTATCGGCGATACTGCGATTACTAATAAATTCAAATTTAGAGGCATCCCTTATGTCGTATGGATATCCCAAAACGGACAAATACTGGCATTAACAGGGAAACCTGAAGTAACACCCGAAAATATTGAGCGGGCTTTAGCCGGAGAAAAACTAATTGCAGTTGATAATAACGATAAACGTGTCAAACTATGA
- a CDS encoding helix-turn-helix domain-containing protein → MKKDYSELQQKFGNHLKTIREKQNISLRELAAKCDLDHSKIGKIENGQTNLQLSTIFELAKGLGINPKELIDF, encoded by the coding sequence TTGAAGAAAGACTACTCAGAATTACAGCAAAAGTTTGGAAATCACCTTAAAACTATAAGGGAAAAACAAAACATTTCACTTAGGGAACTTGCAGCCAAATGTGATTTAGACCATAGTAAGATTGGCAAGATTGAAAATGGCCAAACAAACTTACAACTTTCTACAATTTTTGAATTAGCGAAGGGTTTAGGCATAAATCCCAAAGAGCTTATTGATTTTTAA
- a CDS encoding helix-turn-helix domain-containing protein, giving the protein MSENAHHQEYFLRFGRHLKALRTSKNLSHRKLAAKCNVEFADIVRYEKGEINLTMKTLIELSIGLDIPLKELMDF; this is encoded by the coding sequence ATGTCAGAAAACGCGCATCATCAAGAATATTTCCTTCGTTTCGGGCGTCATCTGAAAGCATTACGAACATCCAAAAATTTGTCTCACCGAAAGTTAGCTGCCAAATGCAATGTGGAGTTCGCTGACATCGTACGTTATGAAAAAGGAGAAATCAATCTGACAATGAAAACACTGATCGAACTTTCGATCGGCCTGGATATCCCACTTAAGGAGTTAATGGACTTTTAA
- a CDS encoding HNH endonuclease signature motif containing protein, with product MWKLDLPPRNGSMKNIDKALTKKSGVMKYPITAAEKEAIDKIYRAYDAAKGITSPALQGKYLSAGLLEAMKNAYDEVQIKGRLKKLRDKLLMGADTCPCCGIGEADELDHYLPKEDYQPLSIYSRNLIPYCHKCNNKKRSLDGSKPHERFVNVYYDDIPDDQQFLFAKVRLHGKGLSIKLEVRPVAGLSSSLVTQMNFQMKRVNLNKRLRKALNIQLSSIARYLDENYKSGGKEAVKLDLRKSGKSLQERFGINHWRSVVLFALADHDAFCDGGFYAPLAIVKPAPVVKSPLTP from the coding sequence ATGTGGAAACTTGACCTACCTCCCCGTAACGGCTCGATGAAAAACATCGATAAAGCATTGACGAAAAAAAGTGGTGTAATGAAATATCCGATCACAGCCGCGGAAAAGGAAGCGATCGATAAAATATACCGGGCTTATGATGCAGCCAAAGGGATCACCTCACCGGCACTTCAGGGTAAATATTTATCCGCAGGACTGCTTGAGGCGATGAAAAACGCCTACGATGAGGTACAGATCAAAGGACGCCTGAAAAAACTGCGTGATAAACTTTTAATGGGCGCGGATACCTGTCCGTGCTGCGGCATCGGCGAGGCGGACGAACTTGATCATTATCTTCCTAAGGAAGATTATCAACCACTGTCGATCTATAGCCGTAACCTGATCCCTTATTGTCACAAATGCAACAATAAAAAACGATCTCTGGATGGTTCAAAACCGCACGAAAGGTTCGTTAACGTGTATTATGACGACATACCTGACGATCAACAATTTCTGTTCGCCAAAGTGCGGTTGCACGGTAAAGGACTGAGCATTAAATTAGAGGTTCGTCCTGTAGCCGGTCTGTCAAGCAGCCTGGTGACGCAGATGAACTTCCAAATGAAACGGGTGAATCTGAACAAACGGCTGCGGAAAGCCCTGAATATACAGCTGAGTTCTATAGCCCGATATCTGGATGAAAATTATAAAAGCGGTGGAAAGGAAGCCGTCAAACTTGACCTCAGGAAGAGCGGCAAGAGCCTTCAGGAAAGATTCGGCATCAATCATTGGCGCTCGGTAGTTCTGTTCGCCCTTGCTGACCATGATGCTTTTTGCGATGGGGGTTTTTATGCGCCGCTGGCCATTGTCAAACCGGCACCGGTAGTTAAAAGTCCATTAACTCCTTAA
- a CDS encoding AAA family ATPase, with protein sequence MPKTEIPFITIVPWRRKKFYNSDKDAQFYLEQDNWNDQGFYVSYYLHASSLVTKGEPLMIGHVRILKMGQPENKMFLLGTGPIGALDDDYCSMGTSLDYYSRISQLPLYKEEILTALRDAVVYPEFKEDFLEEPGFKAAMMRNFKADDQLFTLGPLLLERDYHGLLDLDQSFKFKFPQFEEPVTFRFDSKNKYGWNDLSLPNRIIAIIGRNGSGKSTLLSRISRVAFSSATDRLDETLQQVGIMDPPGLGFPRILVLSYSAFDAFNTPGVYVKDKRIIVEEMRKGIARYVFIGVRDIVSELEEMIPFMHFDEETGKLDPAEIRRDKIENTKLKTINQLGEEFIGNLAIIKEFRRDTIFDKAMKILSAEVSMHLILGQDLLNTDEKDNLEFFLGLSTGHKFVIHSLTSIIAYTAIRSLLLFDEPETHLHPPMLAALMTAVRFVLGELNAFMIVATHSPVVLQETLSEHVYRVRRVGSEMKIEQPPLETFGENIGTLTEMAFGLTSEATDFHNTLDALYKETVDDFFERPAPEALLERIEGYFEHGLSTQARAYLLSKIFKRG encoded by the coding sequence ATGCCTAAAACTGAGATACCGTTTATCACTATTGTCCCCTGGAGGCGGAAAAAGTTTTATAACTCCGATAAAGATGCCCAGTTCTACCTTGAACAGGATAACTGGAACGACCAGGGTTTTTATGTAAGTTATTACCTCCATGCCTCGTCCCTGGTAACTAAAGGGGAACCACTTATGATCGGACATGTCAGGATATTAAAGATGGGGCAACCTGAAAATAAAATGTTCTTACTGGGCACTGGTCCGATCGGCGCCCTCGATGATGACTACTGTTCAATGGGCACATCTCTTGACTATTACTCCCGGATCTCCCAGTTACCCTTGTATAAAGAAGAGATATTAACAGCCCTCCGGGATGCGGTAGTTTACCCGGAATTTAAGGAGGACTTTTTAGAAGAACCAGGCTTTAAAGCTGCTATGATGCGAAATTTCAAGGCGGACGATCAGTTGTTCACCTTAGGCCCGCTATTGCTCGAAAGGGACTATCATGGCTTGCTCGATCTGGACCAAAGTTTCAAATTTAAGTTCCCTCAATTTGAAGAACCTGTCACGTTCAGATTTGACTCAAAAAACAAATATGGCTGGAATGATCTTTCGCTGCCAAACCGTATAATCGCCATTATCGGCAGGAACGGGTCCGGGAAAAGTACGTTGCTGTCCCGGATCTCAAGGGTGGCTTTCTCTTCTGCAACCGACCGACTTGACGAAACGCTTCAACAGGTTGGCATAATGGATCCGCCCGGACTTGGGTTCCCACGCATATTGGTGCTTTCATACAGCGCATTTGATGCCTTTAACACACCCGGTGTATATGTTAAGGATAAAAGGATCATCGTTGAGGAAATGAGAAAAGGGATCGCCAGGTACGTATTTATCGGCGTTAGGGATATTGTTTCCGAACTGGAAGAAATGATACCATTCATGCATTTTGATGAAGAAACAGGCAAACTTGATCCGGCAGAAATACGCCGGGACAAGATCGAAAATACCAAGCTTAAGACCATCAATCAACTGGGTGAGGAATTTATCGGTAACCTTGCGATCATCAAGGAGTTTCGCCGGGATACGATCTTCGATAAAGCCATGAAGATATTGTCTGCTGAGGTCTCCATGCACCTTATTCTCGGGCAAGATCTTCTTAACACAGACGAAAAGGATAATCTGGAATTTTTCCTGGGATTAAGCACAGGACATAAGTTCGTGATACACTCTCTGACCAGTATCATTGCCTACACGGCGATCCGGTCATTGTTGCTGTTCGACGAACCTGAAACACACCTTCATCCTCCCATGCTCGCAGCGCTGATGACCGCCGTGCGCTTTGTGCTTGGTGAATTGAACGCTTTCATGATCGTGGCGACACATTCGCCCGTTGTTCTTCAGGAAACACTCAGCGAACACGTTTATCGTGTTCGGAGGGTCGGCTCCGAAATGAAGATCGAACAGCCTCCTTTGGAAACCTTCGGGGAAAATATCGGTACATTGACCGAAATGGCTTTTGGTTTGACCTCTGAAGCCACCGACTTTCATAATACGCTGGATGCCCTCTATAAAGAAACGGTTGATGACTTTTTTGAAAGGCCTGCGCCGGAAGCATTGCTTGAGCGGATCGAAGGCTATTTTGAACACGGACTGAGCACTCAGGCCCGCGCTTACCTGTTGTCGAAAATTTTTAAACGCGGCTGA